The Streptomyces collinus DNA segment CGAGCTGGGCCGGGACGTGACGATCGAGGAGGTCCTGCCGGTCGCCGAGCGGCATCTGCGGGAGGTCCTGGAGAACGCGGACCTGAAGCCCCGGGAGATCGAGAAGACGCCGGCGGCATAAATCGGCCCGTGGCGGAGCTGGAGGGGTAGCCACCCGCACAGGCATTCAAATCAACGGGCGTACCCTTGAGGACGCCGAAGAATCAATCGCTAGGGAGCCGGTCGTGTCCGCAGTCGCACCCGACGGACGCAAGATGCTGCGCCTGGAGGTCCGCAACAGCCAGACCCCCATCGAGCGCAAGCCCGAGTGGATCAAGACCCGGGCGAAAATGGGCCCCGAGTACACCGCGATGCAGAAGCTCGTGAAGAGCGAGGGCCTGCACACGGTCTGCCAGGAAGCCGGCTGCCCGAACATCTACGAGTGCTGGGAGGACCGCGAGGCGACCTTCCTGATCGGCGGCGACCAGTGCACCCGGCGCTGCGACTTCTGCCAGATCGACACCGGCAAGCCCGAGGCGCTCGACCGTGACGAGCCCCGCCGGGTCGGTGAGTCCGTCGTCACGATGGACCTGAACTACGCCACGATCACCGGCGTCGCCCGCGACGATCTGGAGGACGGCGGTGCCTGGCTGTACGCCGAGACCGTGCGCCAGATCCACCAGCAGACCGCGGGCCGCGAGGCCGGCCGCACCAAGGTCGAGCTGCTGGCCCCGGACTTCAACGCCGTCCCGGAGCAGCTGGAGGAGGTCTTCTCCTCCCGTCCCGAGGTCTTCGCGCACAACGTCGAGACGGTCCCGCGGATCTTCAAGCGCATCCGCCCCGGCTTCCGCTACGAGCGCTCCCTGAAGGTCATCACCGAGGCGCGCGACTACGGCCTGGTCACCAAGTCGAACCTCATCCTCGGCATGGGCGAGACCCGCGAAGAGGTCAGCGACGCCCTGAAGCAGCTGCACGAGGCGGGCTGCGAGCTGGTCACCATCACGCAGTACCTGCGGCCCTCGGTGCGCCACCACCCCGTCGAGCGCTGGGTGAAGCCGCACGAGTTCGTGGAGCTGAAGGAGGAGGCCGAGCAGATCGGCTTCTCCGGCGTGATGTCCGGGCCGCTGGTGCGTTCCTCGTACCGCGCCGGGCGCCTCTACCAGATGGCCGTGGAGCAGCGTCAGTCGGCCGCTCCGCCGCGGGGGGACGGCTACATCGCGGCGCAGGCTGTCTGACACACCGTCACCACCGCTGCCCACCACAGGGCGAGACAAGCGTGTGAATTCGCGCACAAGAGGCTACTCGCCAGTAGTGACCGATTTGACGCGGTCCTGACCGTCCTCGCAGATGAGGGCACATGTCAGGACCGCGTCGGCGTTCCACCACGCTCCGCCGGGGCTTCATGGGTGTTTGACCGGCCGGTCACGCCCTGGTAACACCAATCAGTGACGCTGAACTCACAGCACGTACACCCATCACCCGAGGGGGGACCTCACCCATGCAGGCCGCGCCGCCCGTCCGCGCCACCGCGATCCCGTCCTTCACGAC contains these protein-coding regions:
- the lipA gene encoding lipoyl synthase; this encodes MSAVAPDGRKMLRLEVRNSQTPIERKPEWIKTRAKMGPEYTAMQKLVKSEGLHTVCQEAGCPNIYECWEDREATFLIGGDQCTRRCDFCQIDTGKPEALDRDEPRRVGESVVTMDLNYATITGVARDDLEDGGAWLYAETVRQIHQQTAGREAGRTKVELLAPDFNAVPEQLEEVFSSRPEVFAHNVETVPRIFKRIRPGFRYERSLKVITEARDYGLVTKSNLILGMGETREEVSDALKQLHEAGCELVTITQYLRPSVRHHPVERWVKPHEFVELKEEAEQIGFSGVMSGPLVRSSYRAGRLYQMAVEQRQSAAPPRGDGYIAAQAV